Part of the Natronobacterium gregoryi SP2 genome, GGCGTCCACGACGCAATCGAGTCGCGTCGCAACGAGATCGAGGAGTAACCCACTATGGCTCCCACTGGTTTTTGTACGCTTGAGGACGTCCGCCGAGCGCTGCGTAAATCGAACTTGCCTGGCGACATCAGTCAGGACGAGCAACTCGCCGTCGACGCGATCGCCGCCGAGACCGAACCGCTCGAGCGTCGGTTCAACTGGTACTGGTACGAGCCAGACGGGATCGAAGAGGCTGACGCGATCGAGATCCCGACCGAGCCCAAGACCAGGGACGACGAACACGACATCCCGACGAGTGGCGGCCTCGTCCACGGGGCCAGCGAACGCCGGCGGAAGCGGACGCGGAAGAACAGCGACGCACTGCTCGAGTCGGGCCCCAACTACGACCGTCGCCGCAAGCATGATCGCCGACCGAAGCGCGAGATCCGACTCGCGTTTGGAGAGCTCCACGACAAGTCTGCCCCGGCATACACCCGGATCAGACTGAACCGCCGCAGTGTGCAGGCGGTGAACGAACTCTACGTCGTCAACGGCGACGGCGAGTTCGAGGACTGGACCGAGCAGTACGACGGCGGCGTCGGGAAGCTCAACCGGGGAGACGAGTACTGGGTCCGAGTCAACAACCAGGGCGTCTCGGAGCTGTATCTCGACGTCCATGCGATGGATGATGACATCGCGTCGCTGTCGAACGCGGTCTACGTCGACTTCGATCACGGCCGCGACGAGATACCGCGCAACGTCCGCCGAGCGGTTGCACTCCGGGCGGGAGCCACTTTCGCGGAGGAGGCGACGATCGAGATTCCGTCGAACGCGACGGTCTACAACGTCGAAACGAAGGCCGAAGACATGCGGAGCGAAGCCAACCGGCTCCTCGAGGAGTACGACGAGTCGCTCGGATGATGTTCGGGATTGCTCTCTTCGGGATGGTCGTCTCGTTCAGTGCCGGCTACGTGGTCGGCCAGGCCCGGTCGCAGTCGGCGAGACGATGCGGTCGTGCTCGAGTTGCGGAGACGCCCGACAAGGATCCAAGACATCGAACAGCGGAATCTCATATACCGTTTGAGGGGTTTGCCAACGAAAAGATGGAGCGCTTACTCGAGCAGACTTCGGAGACGCCCGACGAGGACCCGCGCCGTAACCGAACCGAGGACTACGAGGATGGATACGTTCCCACCCGATTCCGCGAAGATGGTCCGATCTTCGACGCTCAGCACGTGTCGAAAGGCAAGCGACGAACACCAGACTGGGAGCGAGGGTTCGAGTGATGAATCTCCCCAACTTCGAGGACGACCTTCGCGAGGCCGTCCTGGATGACGTCGAACAGACGCTCCAGGAGGAACTCGGCCCCGAACTCGAGCGGGTCGCCCGCGAAAACTGGCAGTCGTACGCCAGCCGCCACGGGTACGATATCGACTTCGTATGGGGGGACGTCGACGGCCCGATCGTCGAACGTGATCGCGACAGCGTCACGCTCCGGCTCGAGTGGCCGGGGCTGTCCGCACTCTTCGAGTTCGGCGTCGATCCGCACACCAAAAGCGGAAATCCCGTACTTGCCTTCGAGTGGGCCTCGCCACCGGAGGGAACCCGTCCACCAGGTGCGCCCGAGTACGTCGTTGCGGAAGAGATCAACTGGGGCTCCGTCACGGGTGGCATCTCCGAATCGCGGGCAGTCCGTGATGCGATGAACTGGCTCCGGAGGTCGCTATCATGAGTTCGGAAGTCAACTGGGTGCTTGACCAGCTGGGCGACGTCGTCGAGAGTGTCGCCGAGGACTACAGCCTCGAGAGCGGCGACCCGGTGAACGTGATCCGGGTCAACCGGACTGACAGCGAGGTCTACGATGGCTCGGACCCGAACGACATGACCGAGCCGCTACACAAACGAAAAGAAGATCTCGAGCGTGGTGTCTTCATCGGTGCCCGTCTCGCCGATCGCGACCCAACGCCAGTCGGGACCGAGTACGATCACCGCCTCGAGGCGGTCGTCTCGCTGCGGATCGAGGGCCTGACAACACGCGGGGGTAACTACGGCCACGTCGATCCAGCCGGCGAGAACGGAGTCCCCTTCGACGTCTTGACGCGGCGCGTACGCCGAACACTGCTCGAGTCTCGGTCCTACCCGGACACAGGCACACCATATACCGCGTACCACGACCACGTGTTCACGAACGAAGCGTCGCTATCAGCAGCGTACCGCGACTTCTACCACTACGAGATCGACATCGCGCTCCGAGGCTACGAGGAACTTCCATAGCCATGCCAGACACGTACGCTCTTTCTATAGAACTGTCCCTCGAGGATGTCGACCTCGAGTACGGAGAGGTCGTCGGTCGCGCCGATATGCCGGGATCGGACCCGAGTACTGTCCGGCTGCCGATCGAGGACATCCTCGGGTGGACTGCTCGCCGCGAAGAGCGGCGGCTACGAGAGTACCACGAGACACATGACTGACTTCACCCATACAATCGAAGCGACAGCGGCATCGGTCGAGGACCTCCAGGAGGACCTCGAAGCACACCTCGAGGACATGATCGAGACTGACGTCAACGTCTACACTGCCGGTGTGGACGTCGACACCGACGACACCTACGACGAAACACTCCCGCCAGAGGCAACATTCAAAATTGACCTCGAGGGCGAGTTTGCGGACGAACTCGAAGACCGCCTCGGCGGGACTGTCAGCACCGCCTACCTCAAGATCGGTGTCGAACTCGAGTCGGACGGTGACCCTGAATGACTGGCGCTGGCTCGGCTCTCCCTGTCGCGTTTGCGATGGAGGACGAGTTCATGGGCGGCCTCAAGGAAGAAGACGGAGAGCCGACGTTCGTCGAACCAGGGATCGATCCACAGGTCGAAGAGCTTGATCTGCAGCGTCAGCTCGAGCGTGTCCGACGGCCGGATGATCCGATCCCGTTGACGTCGCTCGCGCAGAACCTCGAAGGCGCAGCATCGGTGTCGTTCGTCCTGACCGACGACAACTGGCACGATCTCGTCTTCGAGGATGGCCTGATAGAGAAGGGGTTGCGGCCGTCTGCTCGCTGGCATTTCGGTGTCGATCTGATCGAGGGTACCGTTGAACGGATCACGCTCGGAACGGTCGTGACGCAGGTCCAGATCCAGTACCAGCAGGATCAGAACGTCCGCGTGACGCTGACGATGCTGTACGGCGACGAGGTCGGTGGAGACAGCGATGAGGCCAACGAGTTCGACCCGACGGATGTCGAACGACCGGCCAAGTCGGACGTGTTCGCGTCCCACAGCACCAGTCTCGAGATCGATGATGCGGCCGTCGAGACCTATCTGCAGTCGGCGGGCCTAACAATCTCGAACCTCGCACGGTTCCGACGCGGTGCCGGCTTCCATCCCGTCGACGCCGTGCCTGGCGCTGTCGAACCAGACCTTTCGACGAACGCCACGTTCACGGAGAGCGATCGCCGCGATATCGCCTACGGCGGTTCGACACCAGCGACGATGCTGGATGAGATCGACGCAACGCTCGAGTTCGACCGCGACGATGGTTCGGATCCGATCGCGTACGACCTCGAGGTCAAGCCGGACAACTACGCCTGGAATGACCTCGTGCAGGCTGATACGGATTTAGGTGAGGATATCAACTGGCACGTCTCGCACGTGGAGGCGGTCTAACATGCCCCGGCAGACGGAGCACTTCGCCTTCGAGGAGGAACTCGAGCAGATCCGTGAGCAGAAAGAGGAGATCACCGACAGCATGATGCAGATCTCCCAGGAGAACCCGGCCTGGGACGATCTCATCCGGACCGGTAACTCGCTGGACACGTACGAGAACGCAATCCAGTGGGCGGACGAAGCACACGAGGACGACAGCCAGCCCGAGTGGAACGACGACGTCGACGGCGTCACGATCGCCGGCCTGTCGGGTGGCGAAGAAGCCGAGGCGATCGATCGGCTCCGATCCGCAGATGGCGGCGAGAAGGCGCGCCGCAACTACTACGTCGCTGCTGGTACCGTCGACGCGCCCTACTGCGACGTACTCGACGACTGGAGTTCGGCGAGTATCGACGAGCGCGTTGCGGTTGTCTCCCAGCTGCCACCGGACTACCTTGAGTGGGCTGATGCGAAGGTGGATGAACTGACGTCGGTCGGAGAGGGAAAGGGAAACAGCTTCTGGCGGTTGTACGCGGAGAAACGACGCCAGCAGACCGCCAAATGAGGCTGGACGCCCTCGTTGGAATCGCCATGCTCAACGGCCACGATCCACGCGAGGCCCGTGAGTACGCGAAGTACGACCTCGAAATTCTGGCGTTACTCCATAACGCACTATGAGTGAGTTTAGTACTGAAGCGGCTCTCGACATCGTCGTCGAGCAGCAGGCGCTTCGTTCGGCTCGCCAGCAGATCGAGCGGGAGCTGGGCGAGACGCCGATCACGATCGATGTGGACGCTGGGTCAGCGGATCGGTCGTCCAGGGCGCAAGCCTCAACCGACGGCGGCCAGCCCGGTGGCGTCGACAACAGGCAGCGACGCCGAAACCGCCGCGAACACCGCTGGGCACGCCAGCGAACAGACGATCTCGAGGATATCCTCGAGATTCTCGAGAGCGCTGACTTCGGCGGTGATGGCGGTGGCGGAGCAGCAGGGCTTCTCGGAGACCTCCTTGGTGGCGCGGGAGGTCTCGCTGGCGGCCTCTCGAGCGGTATCGGGGCTGCTGTCGGCTCGGCAGTTGGGACTGCTGTCGGAGATGCGATCAGCGAGGAAGGGCTCGACGTTGACGTCCCTGAGGGCGGCTTTCCACTCGAGGTTCCTGAGGGCGGCCTGCCGCTCGACAAACCGGAAGATGGGTTCCCGCTGGACGAGCCCGAGGACGGCATTGAGGTCGACGATCCTAGTCCGCTTGATGTCAATGCGCCGAGTTCGATCGACGTGGACGCGCCGGAGTCAATCCCGGTCGACGCCCCTGATGAACTACCAGTCGAAGACACCGACCCGCTCGAGGTGGAGGACGCTGGTCCGCTGGAAGTTGAGGACGTTCCAGAGATCACTGTATCTATTGGTAGAGTGGGCGGTGACGGCAGCGAAGGTGGTGCACGTGAGCCAGCAACCGGTCTCGTCGAGGGAATCCACCGCGACATCCCGGGAACCGGCCTCCGTGAAGGGCTAATAGCAGAAGGCGCAGAGCTAATCTCAGATGTCGACGTCGCCGAAGACGGCATGATTCTTCCCGGGGTCGGTCACGTCGGAGGAAACGATAATGGTGGGTCCGAGCCGGAGCCACAGACGGACTCTACTGACGGCCGGCAAGCAGAGATAAACGTCGACGTGACCGCCCCCGTCGACGTCAATGACTTGGACCGAATGGTGGACCGGGTAGTTGCCGCTGTTGAGGACGAGGTCGAAGACGTCCGCGACGATCTCGAAGGTCAGATTGATGATCTGGAGAACGCCCTCAGCGGGTAGAATTTTAAATCTTCGTACAGAAACATCTTGCATGGGTCGTTCAGTCGCGGATCCGATTGAGGAACTCGCGCGGTGGACGATACTCTATATCGTCTCTTTACTCACTGTCCCCATCGCGGCGGTGTGGGTCTGGTTCCAGCTCGATGGTCACTGGATTATGTTCGTCCTCTTGGCGGCCCTCATCGTCATCATCTTATTTGCTACGTCACGGGCAGTGAACTCCAGCGATGTGGCGGCGTCGGAGTAAAGTCTCAGTCATTCCGGCAGGGAGATTCTGATCTGTCGAGGGGTAAACTCAGCGCGGAGCAACAACGATTGGCGACATCTCCGCCGCTTCCGTGAGATTCTTGTGGCTGCTCCGGATGGCCGGGAGCCGCCTTGGTACACCGAAGTGGACAGTCAGTTAACTAAACCATTTCCCCACACATGCCACCTGGACTCAGTGACAAAGCCGTACTCGAGATCGATCTGGACGATACGACCGGCGTGTTCGAGCTCACGAAAGAAATTTCGGACAACGCTGAAATCAACCGTAGCTACCTGATTGGTGACCGCGGACAGTACATCCGCGAAGCCTACGACATCGGGTCAAATCTGATCGATGACGGCATCATCGAGAGTACAGACTTCGACCGCCGTGAAGGCTACCATGCGGACGGTGGTGCTGGCGACCAAGTCCATTCACTATCGTTCGAGACCGGCTACGGAAACAACCAGTGGGGAGACGGTTCGAGCAACCCGGACGATCCCGACGACATCACGCTATACGACGCGACTGGCTGCCCACCGCTCGCTCAGAAGCAAATCCTTGAGCACTACCTGAGCCAGGCACGGATCGACAGCAGCGGCCAGGCACGACTCTACTGGGGACAGTGGACCGACGGCACGCATGCCGCTGAAGCCGGCGTCTTCGATCAGCCGATGTACGTCACGATCCCCGAAGCCAGCCCCAGCTGGGAAGGCGGTGACTCAACGTCGTCGATGGAGGGGTCACTCCAGGTCAAGCGCGTGGCGCTCTTCCCCGACGTCGACGTCGTCGGAGCCGCAGAGAACGCGCTCGAGGAACTCGGCGAACTCATTTCCGACTTTTAACGCATGAAATACCTCTACAACGCCAGCCTTCCGGAAGCCGCACAGACTGACGAGCGCGATCGGCTCGGACAGCAACTCGCCAAAGCCGGAGTTCTCAACGAAGACAGTGCTGTCGTTGAGTCGGTTGCATCCGAGGCCGCAGACCTCTCCCTCGAGGGCGAATACCGCTGGGGCGAGGACATCTCGTCCATGCTCGCCACTGAGCTCGACGAACTCGCTGACTCAAGCCTCGCGAAACTTCCGCTGTTTCGCCGCGAGGAGTCGTACTCGAACGCGGGCTACTACGAGATCGAACGGGCAGACATCGAGCCGCTGCATGCGAACCGGCGCGACGTCTGGTCGTGGTCGCTCTCGTTAACGTTCGTCGGCACCCGATCGACGCACTTCCGCGCGATCGAAGGCAACCCAAGACAGATCGAGCACGAGTTCGGAAACGACCTCGACACCGTCCCGATCGGCGTGCCGGCATCGGCCAGTAAGGCGCAGTGGCGCAACCCCAAGACCGGTGAGCGTGAGCTAGCCGGCTCGATCGAAACCCGGCCTACGCCGACAATCGACGTCGACGTCTACGGCCTCTCCGACGCGTCGTGGTACGATCCACCGCCATTCGACGAAGATCCAGTTCCGATGCTCGTCTACGATGTCGACCACGCTGACGAAATCCAGGCCGGTGTCCGTGTCTACGACACCCGAAGGCACGACAAGAAGTTCATGGACGGCGATCGTCGCCTCCCGCGACAGTGGCAGACCGTCCACAGCACAGAACACGACTTCGACGGTACGGTCGTTCTGGACAACGGTCTGATCCGGCTCTACCTCGAGGAGGAGACGGACGTCCTTGACCTCTCGGATGGCGGCAGCCACACGGTCGAGTCCGGCGAGACCGAGCACTACACGCGGCTCGTCGGGGACAGCGACTCGCATCTGGACGTCCAGGGCGAGCTTCGGCTGACGGCTGACCCCGGTTATCTGGCGGCCGAACGCTGGGACGCCGACAACGAAGACTGGGTGGAAGTCGAACTCCCCGGCTCGAGTTGGGGAGTCCTGGACGTCGACGTGACGGAGATCGGGATGGTCCGGGACGTCGCTCAGGTCACGTTCATCAACACGACCAGCGGGGACCTCGACCTGTTCGCGCTGAACGCGATCCTGCAGGCCGGCCACGAGGACGTCCTCTGGGAGGTTCCCGACGGCGAGCAGGGTCCGATCCCGACAGGACTCGAGACGTGGCTGGAGCCGATCGCGTCGTCGTCGATCGTGGACGCGAACGCCAGTAAGACGCTCGTGTCACGGAGCGGCGTCCGACGGTAGCATAGGCGAGCAACCAACAGAACTCACGAAATCATGACTGATAACAGCGAGAAGCCGATCATCTACATCGGAGCGATCGAACTGGACGAAGACAGCGATGGGAACGCCGTCTGGCGGAATCCCGAAGACGGCGCGGAGATCACGCTCTCGGACGTGATCGAACTCAAGGCCGACCTTGAGACCGACGATGCAGTCCGTGTCGACCGGGAGCCGAGTGATAACGTCGATGTCGCTCGGAAGACAGAGATCGACGACCTCGACGACGCAAAAATCGACCTCGCCGAGAAAGGCGCTGAGGATGGTGTCGCGGAACTCGACGGTGACGCTCTGATCCGTGAGGGGCAGATTCCGTCGCTCGCGATCACGGATGTCGAGGTGTTCGACGACTTCGACGCCGTGCTGGAGTGGGATGACGCTCGGCAGGGGGATGTCGCGATCGTTAAGGATGAGGACGATCACGGCGAAGCGTACATCCTCACATCGGACGATCCCGGGGACGAAGATAACTGGCAGCGTTTGAAGACGCCACGCCCGCCTGTTGATGACGTTTTCGGTCGAACCGGGTCAATTAGTGCCGAGAGCGGTGATTACTCGTACGGGCAGATCGACGGTGAGCACGGTAGCGAGGATCACGACGACACTGTTCTCGGTGATGGTGACAGTGAGGGCCGGTCGATTTACGTCGTCGAAGAGGGAGCGTCCGACCCGCCAGGTGCGGATGACGAGGACATCATTTTCGAGAAGGAGGATTAATCATGGGTAGGTTTGGAGACGGGACTCCGACCGGAGGGACTCGGCTCGGTGATGGGACGCCTATCGGAAGTGTTAGGAAAGGGGATGGCACGACACTGTGGTCTGCGATACCCGACAGCGCAATCCATCACTATGATTCTTTGAAGTTAGATTTTGATGACGATGATGAAGTTGATAATTGGCCCGATGAAATTGGAAACGTTGATTTGGATGATATTGATACGGGCAGTCCGACTTACAAAGAAGACGGGGTAAATTCAAATCCATCAGTTGAATTCAAACAAAATATATTAACACATTCGACGGGAAATGTTGAGATTAACGACCCGTATAGTATTGCAGTTGTTGCGGAGTGTACGGGCACACGAGGAGACGACGACCTGAATATAGTCAATGACCCTGATAGGTCAGATATGCAAATCCGCATTAATGACGGTATCGATAATGAACAGGAAGTGGAGTTGCTTGGTGAAGGTGTCAACACCATACCGCTCGGTGACGCAGTACAACAGTACGTTGGAGTGTTCACGGGCGACTCATCTTCAACGGAACATATTTGCAATGACACAACCGCATCTTTTGATGGTGGCTCAACCGACGCAGATACATTATTTGTAGGCGGTGAAGAAGGAAGGACGGATAGAAGTTGGGAAGGGTTTATTTCAGAGATCATAATCTATGACGAAAAATTGGACTCGGATACACGGCAATCAGAACACGATAGGCTTGCGGATAAGTGGGGTATATCCTTTTGATTGACTCTGTGTCGCGGTCACTCATCCGGCGCTTCGAAAACACTATCTTGAACATCTGACACAATGCGATGAACTTGGAAGCCACAGCAATCAGTGAGACGAGCGTATCGCTTGAATGGACGCCCCACGAGGACGCTACCAGCCAGGACGTTGTCCGCCAGCGCCAGTGGGGGAGCGAGTGGAGTAGCCAGGAGACGATCGCGACACTCGACAGCGACGTAGACGCCTTCGAGGACGACACCGTCCAGCCCGACCGAACCTATCGCTACCAAGTCGTTGCAGTCCTCGAGAGCGGATCGACCGACGAGTCGGACTGGCTGTCAGTCGAGACCGACGATGCCGGCCTAAACCAGCATCCCGCCCCGCCCAGAGGCCCGCACGTGGAGGTCGACCACCCAGCGCGGTCGACGCCGATCACTCCCCAGGCGCTCGACGTTAGCCGTAATCCGACGATCAACGGCTACCCGCGGGCGGAGATCACGGTACCCTACGGCGACTCGTGGCATTCTGACGCGCTGAACGATGCCGAGATGCGGGTCTGGCACTCCGGCGACCAGCAGCCGATCGAGCGACTTGAGCATCGCCGACTCGAGGAAGGCAGCGGACAGAAGCAGACCGAACTCGAAGGCAAGGGCGGCATCCAGCTCGAGCAGCGGATCGTCGAGGATGTCGACGTCGAGCCGACCCACGAAGTCGTCGAGCGCATCCTCAAGACCTATA contains:
- a CDS encoding phage tail tube protein, with the protein product MTGAGSALPVAFAMEDEFMGGLKEEDGEPTFVEPGIDPQVEELDLQRQLERVRRPDDPIPLTSLAQNLEGAASVSFVLTDDNWHDLVFEDGLIEKGLRPSARWHFGVDLIEGTVERITLGTVVTQVQIQYQQDQNVRVTLTMLYGDEVGGDSDEANEFDPTDVERPAKSDVFASHSTSLEIDDAAVETYLQSAGLTISNLARFRRGAGFHPVDAVPGAVEPDLSTNATFTESDRRDIAYGGSTPATMLDEIDATLEFDRDDGSDPIAYDLEVKPDNYAWNDLVQADTDLGEDINWHVSHVEAV